AGTGAAGCGACAAAGAGCGCTGAAACAGTGTGAAGCAACTTTGGAGCAGAACATCCTGAAGCAGAGACAGATTGAGGATTTAACTGAACAACTGACAAAACTACAAACCAGGTGAGGATGTGAGACAAACAGTTTAATAATGTCAGAGGTTCCCGTTGTTTGCTAAGCCCATCTTAAACTTACAGGAGACACATTGTAAagcagagaacagaaaaaaacaaaatctacgAGGATTATCTGATGAAAACTCTGGATCGTCTCCCTAGCCGTAAGTCCAAATATATCCACTTCATAAAAAGTCATACTAcctatttttttaatctcacttTCTGACTTTAAGGATTATTAGGTCCGTcagaaatctgaatgtttttaaagggccagttgtgccagaatgtattgataaaaaaatgttaaactgttAAAGCTTCAATTagtagctgtttgtttttgaattcaataagtgtttcttaaaattaaataatattgaactttttaaaaatatatatattttcaggattttatgattgttttgtggtttttataaTGAAAACCACAGAGTTTGTGGTGTTAATTTAGGAgtatttgtaaggaatttttacaatatttgcgcTAGTTTATGAGGTGACATCTTATTACTCGCCGTGTCGATCACAgtctataacttgacatcaagtgcAGCTGAGCCAGCAGTCAattaaacccaatgtttttggttaattttgagacaaatttgaagtaaaaaatcagaaaaaatgtggagaTTAGTtggttttgtgtgaattttgagggtttgtgaaaaactggaggaacttattgatgtaatttggagacTAGAGGCCGACATAAAAAGATACAGcaggccagatttggcccccaagccttgagtttgacacatgtacCCTAGATAATTCCCCCTctcattattttgtcatttagcaaacagaaatgttttctgtaatcttAAACAGGAATAGTCTGATTCAACATCAGACGGTGAGGAAAAAGGTACgcatgtttttatacattgAATGTTTGGCAACTTGCTCTGCTGGAACAAAGTGTGTGTGATCTCTTCCAGTTCCCCGCCACAACAATAGCGAATCTTTAGCCATGCTGATCATTCGACGCCATGAGACGCTGTCCTTCACCCACCAGGAGCTGCTGCAACGTTTGAGGCGAATGCAGGCGGAGGTGGAGCGGCAGTGGCGGCAGCTGCAAAACATGAAGCAGCAGCACAGCACAGCAACACTGGTTAGAGATCCATAAACATTCAGGTCAACAGGGCTGGCCTAAGCCTTTTTGTGGCCCACAGCAGAATTTCATTTGAGGCCCCCCATAGCAACATGTCAACACCAGAGGCTTTGTCATTCCTAAGCTACTTTATGTTGTTGTTAGCATCATTTATAATTAGCTTACATCATTCTAGTGTTGTTAGGGCTTCTGATTTTAACCATAAGGAgtagcaaaattaaaataaaggattttaaaatgcagagtGGCATTTAAGTGTGCtatattattttaactatttgtttaaactaaatttacagaaaacaagttAACAATATCTCATATTTCCCCAACAGCAGGAAAATATTAGCCTGTTGTTTGTGTAACAggtataaaaaataatacagaaatgtgcagcagaatttagtttgtattattttaaaatttttttatattttagtgtgTTAGGTTGGGGCTCTTGGGGTCCCCCTGGTGGTGTGGAGGccctaagcagctgcttaacTGCTTAGGGCCTCCTAAGCCCTAAGCAGTTAATTCTGAATATCATGTGACTTTAATGTTTGCATCTTTCATGCACAGATGTCCAGTAAAGAACTTTCTGAACTGCACAGCGAGTTAGAAAGCCTGAAAGAGAAGAACAGGCAGGTTGAAGTTAACCTGGTGATGAAACGAGGCGTATCCAGAGAGAAGGTGTGATTTTCTCAACATTAGAGTTCAAAGATGGTTAATTTACAGACAGTAGAActgctgtgaaaaatgaaatgtgtatttgtgtCTCGCAGGTAGAGGAAGTTGGAAAATTACTTATGGCTGTCAACAATCTTGCACAAGAGTGTTACATCCCAGAATTTGGACCGCTGGAAGGCATGAGTGTCTTGACTATGATGGACATGGTGAAGGTAACTTTCTTTACTACCGATAATAAACTGGATAAACTGGAATACCAAGGAAGATTACTTTTATAACTAGAGTTATAAGGCATATCTGACATattctttattaatttaaacaaCGCTGAGAAATACAGGCAATAcaaagttataataataattaatcatCTTTGTTATTATAGAAATCATGCAATAAAATTACATGGGTTGggttatatataaaaaaaaaatcaatacttcattaatcccaaaaggaaattaaataaatatggcttaaaaataaaatctcagatttttttaataccaGATCCAATTTCCAATTTTAAtcttaaacacagaaaatattttcaaaaagtggcttttatatCAATCATTCCATGCtaggaacatttttgttcaattaCAAGAATGTTGTCATAATATTAGcaaaaaaagatgcaattttaccagaaattgttttttaaatttcaagaaaaaagttgttttaatgattttggGGTaatgtcttcctcctctctaaAAAGCATCCATTGACTTTATTTAACTGAAGCTGTGGGAACTAACCCACCAGAAGCTTAGATGTTTGTATTATATACTATTTTatacaaattatatatatatatatatatatatatatatatatatatatatatatatatatatatatatatatatatatatatatatatatatatatatatatatatatatatatatatatttgtgtctttttctacatatttttagagattaaaaatgaaataaatgtgtgCCATCGTTTTCCAGGAGTTTGTACTGGACAAGGCCGACACGGAGAAGAGATTGAGGAAGCTGGAGTCCTGCTCCACCGCAACTCTGACCGACAAACGATGGAGAAAGTCGCAGAAAAGCATCGGCAGCAAAACTCAAATCAAAAGCTCAAGTAAAGCCAGTAAAATCAGCGACTCGTCCAACTGAtgctgtcattttcttttctttttttttctgctaagcactttaaagtgtgtttttatggtttgtgttttaaaccAGTTTCCCACTTGAGTGAATCTTTTGCCTCCAGAATCAGGAAAATGTCATGGGGAAGTAgccattgtttaattttaaaatgaagaattaGATTCAAATAATGCAGAAAGGCACATAACCAGCACAATATGCAATGCAGTGTCTGAGAAACTTGGTTACAAGCTTTAATTTGTAGTAAATTACTCATCAAAACAAGGATTTCATTTAAGACAAACAGGTAAGggaaatgttttaatctctgaTGGTTATTAGAGGTTAGAGATGGTTATCTCTGATTAGGTTGAAGTGCAATTTGCAGAAAAAATTAGGGGGATTTTTGTTGAGTTCTTTGTTTCTACAGATAATCTggaatctgtgtttttattaaatatgcttAATTTGCCCTTTTCCATAAAGGCACATCTGCTAAAGCTGC
This is a stretch of genomic DNA from Gambusia affinis linkage group LG16, SWU_Gaff_1.0, whole genome shotgun sequence. It encodes these proteins:
- the si:ch1073-416d2.4 gene encoding coiled-coil domain-containing protein 42 homolog, giving the protein MTTTPLPVLDGDSCSKLQMEERVKNVFVTQPEDPRDRKKKKMCIPGTTETSSKLLEAGVKALKRTLIARKQAELHELDVQLALKTQDFRSCMEALANRRSELETQQQQTKEEEMKFEKFVAEKEVKRQRALKQCEATLEQNILKQRQIEDLTEQLTKLQTRRHIVKQRTEKNKIYEDYLMKTLDRLPSLPRHNNSESLAMLIIRRHETLSFTHQELLQRLRRMQAEVERQWRQLQNMKQQHSTATLMSSKELSELHSELESLKEKNRQVEVNLVMKRGVSREKVEEVGKLLMAVNNLAQECYIPEFGPLEGMSVLTMMDMVKEFVLDKADTEKRLRKLESCSTATLTDKRWRKSQKSIGSKTQIKSSSKASKISDSSN